In Chryseobacterium salivictor, the DNA window AATTGTACTGAAGCCACATTGAAAGTAAGCGCTTCTGCAAAACTTTGATTATTTGAATCGTTATTTAAAACCAAATAAGCAATTTCCCCACCAGTTCCGGTCACTTTAATCGGCAAAGGCATTTCAAAGAAACTGCCCGACGAATGACTTTGCGTCTGGCCCACTTTAAAACGAATGATTTTATCCGCAGTTTGATTCCATTTTATTTGATAGGAAGGATATCCCTGGCCGTAAATCCAGTCGTTGAAAAATTCGGAAAAATCTTTTCCGGTAGATTGTAATAATGAATTCTTTAAATCATCTGTTCTCACATAATTATAGGCGAGATTTGGACGGGAATGATACTCTTTTAAAGCTTGATAAAAAGCGGAATCACCTAGAATCCACTTCATCATTCTTAAAACATATCCGCCTTTTGAATAACTCAACCGACTGTCAAAAACTGCGTTGGTATTTCCTAAATTACCGTCAGCAACATAAACACTTCCGCCTGATGACTGGGTAATATAATCCATTTGCGACTGCAAATAATTCATAAATTCAGTGTTAGTCATTAATAATTTTTCGTTGGCGAGATGTTCACCGTAAGTCGCAAAACCTTCATTAAGCCAGATATCGTTCCAGGCGCCGCAAGTTACTTTATCTCCAAACCATTGGTGGGCTAATTCATGAGCGATAATTCCCTTGCCGAAAGATCCCATTGACGACATGGTAGAATGCTCCATTCCGCCTCCCCAGCCGAATTGCATGTGCCCGTATTTCTCATTCCTGTAAGGATAAGGTCCAAAAAATTCTTCGAACGTATTCATGATATTTTTGGTCCAGTTGATATTGGCCATTGCGGTGTTATTATTCGCTGTAGAAGGATAAACGTAATTCACAAACGGGAAAGGCGGTATTCCCATCGTATCATTTATCTTGGTATAATTCGTAATTCCCAAAGCAACTAAATACGCCGGAATCGGATAATTCGTTTGCCAGAAAGTTAGTTTTTTATTACCGGCTACCATTGTTTCGGAAAACAATTTACCATTCGAAGCGACATTATATTGCGCCGGAGTTGTAATTCTGATATCAACTTTCTCTATTTTATCATTCATACTCTGCTTAGTGGGAAACCATTCCTGTGCGCCGTAAGGCTCAGAAAGCGTGTAGAGCACCGGAGTTCCAGATTGCGTAGAAATTGTAAAAGCATCACCAGCACTTCCAATAGTATCTGGAGTGCCGGAATATTTAATCGATAAAGAATCTAAAGTAGCCGAGCTGAGTGCGGCTGGAAAATCGATTTTTACTTCCTTCGTTGGCAATTGAGTAAAGGCCAAGTTTGTACCGTGGTATTTCACTTCAGAAACCGTCAACACATTAGAAAAATCAAAATAAATACTGGTAATGTTTTGATTGGGAACAAAATGACTGGTCACCGTTCCACTTATAAAATATTGAGCAGGATCAAGATCCAAATCCAGTCTTTGATATTTCAAATCATAATTCAAAGTGTTTGGGTTCACGTTGTAATTAATCATTTTCGAATAGCGCTGCGTTTCATTTCGGATCATGCTTTTTCTTTCTGCCTCTTCGTTTTGCGCAAAAAGGTGTGCAAAACATAACATTAACGCAATTATATAAAATTGTTTCACTGATTAAATTATTTACCGATAAAGGTAAAAAAAACCTTTCAATAATTATTGAAAGGCTGCTATTTTAGTCAAATAAACAATCAGAGATTCAAAGTCGGCTCCAGGATTTGCTCCATTTTACTTTTAACCTGATCTACAGAACCTCCATAATTATTAATGAGCAGTGAAAACACCAGTGTTTTACCGGAATTTGTTTTCATATATCCGGCTAAGGTTTTTACTTTATTTAAAGTGCCTGTTTTGGCAAAGATCTGTCCGTTTCCGGTAGTGTTGAACATTCTTTTCAAAGTTCCCGTCTGTCCGCCGATTGGCAAGGTTTCCTGGAAGGTTTTGTAATATTTTTCGTTCATCAAATTCGCTAAAAACTTCACCTGAGAAATTGGAGTTACCACATTTGCTCTTGAAAGTCCGCTTCCATCGAAGTAATTTAAACCATCCGTTTCGAAACCGACTGATTTTAAATGGTTATTCA includes these proteins:
- a CDS encoding M1 family aminopeptidase; protein product: MLCFAHLFAQNEEAERKSMIRNETQRYSKMINYNVNPNTLNYDLKYQRLDLDLDPAQYFISGTVTSHFVPNQNITSIYFDFSNVLTVSEVKYHGTNLAFTQLPTKEVKIDFPAALSSATLDSLSIKYSGTPDTIGSAGDAFTISTQSGTPVLYTLSEPYGAQEWFPTKQSMNDKIEKVDIRITTPAQYNVASNGKLFSETMVAGNKKLTFWQTNYPIPAYLVALGITNYTKINDTMGIPPFPFVNYVYPSTANNNTAMANINWTKNIMNTFEEFFGPYPYRNEKYGHMQFGWGGGMEHSTMSSMGSFGKGIIAHELAHQWFGDKVTCGAWNDIWLNEGFATYGEHLANEKLLMTNTEFMNYLQSQMDYITQSSGGSVYVADGNLGNTNAVFDSRLSYSKGGYVLRMMKWILGDSAFYQALKEYHSRPNLAYNYVRTDDLKNSLLQSTGKDFSEFFNDWIYGQGYPSYQIKWNQTADKIIRFKVGQTQSHSSGSFFEMPLPIKVTGTGGEIAYLVLNNDSNNQSFAEALTFNVASVQFNYENQIITKGSTVTKDTSILSINDTAINEIRIYPNPAKDQLSVAGITKDESYEIFSLDGKWVKSGILSSKKSIGVNALPKGVYLLKIAEKNLKFIKE